From the Manis pentadactyla isolate mManPen7 chromosome 7, mManPen7.hap1, whole genome shotgun sequence genome, one window contains:
- the UPP1 gene encoding uridine phosphorylase 1 encodes MASGPKTKEPGYHNDHFVQLCNPNVATMNEDVLYHFSLSTSTHDFPALFGDVKFVCVGGSPTRMKDFIRYMAKELGLDRPGTDYPNICEGTDRYAMFKVGPVLSVSHGIGIPSISIMLHELIKLLYHARCSGVTLIRIGTSGGIGLEPGSVVITREAVDPCFKPEFEQVVLGKRVVRSAHLDAQLVQELMQCSADLTEFPTVVGNTMCTLDFYEGQGRLDGALCSYTEEDKQEYLRAAFAAGVRNIEMESTVFAALCRACGLRAAVVCVTLLNRLEGDQISSPHELLVEYQQRPQRLVGHFIKKCLAAA; translated from the exons ATGGCCTCAGGACCCAAAACAAAGGAACCTGGCTATCACAA TGACCACTTCGTACAACTTTGCAATCCGAACGTAGCAACAATGAATGAAGACGTGCTCTACCACTTCAGCCTCAGCACTAGCACACATGATTTCCCAGCTCTGTTTGGAGATGTGAAG tttgtgtgtgttgggggaagcCCTACACGGATGAAGGACTTCATCAGATACATGGCCAAGGAGCTGGGCCTGGACCGGCCGGGCACAGACTATCCCAACATCTGCGAGGGGACGGACCGTTATGCCATGTTCAAAGTGGGACCGGTGCTGTCTGTCAGT CACGGTATAGGCATCCCTTCCATCTCCATCATGCTGCATGAGCTCATCAAGCTGCTGTACCATGCACGATGCTCCGGTGTCACCCTGATCCGCATTGGCACCTCTGGCGGGATAG GTCTGGAGCCCGGCTCTGTGGTCATCACCCGGGAGGCAGTGGACCCCTGCTTCAAGCCAGAGTTCGAACAGGTGGTCCTGGGAAAGCGCGTGGTTCGGAGCGCGCACCTGGATGCCCAGCTAGTGCAAGAGCTGATGCAGTGCTCTGCAGACCTGACGGAATTCCCCACAGTTGTGGGGAATACCATGTGCACCTTGGACTTCTATGAAG GGCAGGGCCGGCTGGACGGCGCGCTCTGCTCCTACACGGAGGAAGACAAGCAGGAGTACCTGCGGGCGGCGTTCGCGGCGGGTGTCCGCAACATCGAGATGGAGTCCACCGTCTTCGCGGCCCTGTGCAGAGCCTGCGGCCTCCGAG CGGCTGTCGTGTGTGTCACTCTGCTCAACCGCCTGGAAGGGGACCAGATCAGCAGCCCCCACGAGCTGCTCGTGGAGTACCAGCAGCGGCCTCAGCGGCTGGTGGGCCACTTCATCAAGAAGTGCCTTGCTGCAGCCTGA